A region of the Gemmatimonadota bacterium genome:
CTTGTTGAGTGGGTCGTGTCGGTTCTGCTTCCAGCCCGACACCATGTCGAACTCGTCCAGCGGCGCGAGCAGCTTGGGCATCTCCGACGGCACGTCCTGGAGGTCGGCGTCCATGGTGACGACCACGCCGCCGCTGGCCGCGGCGAACGCTACGTTGAGCGCCTCCGCCTTCCCCCTGTTCGAGCGAAAGTGGAAGACCTCGAGGCGCTTATCTTCTCGGGCCAACTCGTCGAGAAGCTCGGCGCTGCCGTCCCTCGAGCCGTCGTCCACGAGGATCATTTGGTGCGTCAGGCCCAACCCGGCGACGACTTCCGAGACCGACGTCACCAGCTCGCGAAGCGTCCCCACCTCGTCGAATACCGGCACGACGATTGAGAGATCGGGCCCCGCCGAGGGCGGCTCGCCACCACCGATCACGTCGGCGCTCGGCGCCGCGGCGTCATCCCGCATGGCATCCGTGTGCGTCTGCACTGCCTCCCCATTCATGTCAGGTCACCTCCGCCCGCACCCCGCGCAGCGACGTACCCATCATTGAGTACACCACGCCGCCGATCGCGCCCACGAGCGCGAAACCGATGAAGAAGACCAGGCTGTAGGCCACCGCGTCAGCGGCGGCTACGCCGAACGGCGCCAAGAGCAGGAGCCAGGCCCCCTCCCGCACGCCTATACCGGACAGCGACACAGGCAGCATTGCGAGCAGGCTCACGACGGGCACGGCCGCAAGAAACAGCGCGGGCGGCAGACGCAGGCCGAGCGCCGTGGCCAGCAACGCC
Encoded here:
- a CDS encoding lysylphosphatidylglycerol synthase domain-containing protein codes for the protein VSLLVAVALLRRLVRSDAVLRRFGPALELVRRLRRSPGELARIAALGLVVQGLYIVAWALLATALGLRLPPALFLAAVPVVSLLAMLPVSLSGIGVREGAWLLLLAPFGVAAADAVAYSLVFFIGFALVGAIGGVVYSMMGTSLRGVRAEVT